In the genome of Mucisphaera calidilacus, one region contains:
- a CDS encoding LamG domain-containing protein — MRRGVALLLVLVLLAVGSSMALSFIAAQSTTLAISQNLQRKAQARANAELLLFAVSRYLEAQTDWRTALTEGDLITSHNGVSLTLADGLDTDDDGTVESDGDLNDDLADPVTLTATAFFDGVEHTVSRAFWPAVGGGGPAILMIVGDDSSLTAQESLRHNFLYNHGYNVLLLNASASTTDYNNAISEAEAVYVPATAHTPSVGNRLDDCLIGIVSEASGYTDNLGLASSDSVTSSGTTITITDASHPILGGYSTGPLQITGSSASLVRHASTSGSDAASLASLGAQTALLALETAGIRADSSVSPARRVALPWGAASFDFAELNADGRTILTQSIDWVASGASRIGNARLLAFYNFIQGDPIPPQLLAHWSMDDTPPATTEVGFGVLARDSIKLWNGSSVDSYQSTLGSYGGSNIGAQANLATNTTENNKVEVSGGTINGNLSIGLGGTINNVVKLYNGAAVTGTTEILLSNNEVAPPADHAGMPGHTGNRTDNGGNVSLGTDGHATDYHFNQWVINNGTQVTIHGDVRIQLNNKLDLNDGDIILAPDATLHLAARHNITVNNGSSINADSARTGAFVLDITTSNRSLTLNGGVVAGTLRVGGDITLNNNAAVYGKLSTNDDLIVNNGSIHIDLDRVSDIVTYPPFDVADERASRDGRTSGVVLAEQPGFDTDSTSLALDGSTGVVEVPHDNAFMIDRGAISLWFRAENLSGKQGLLTKDSKDRDNGGHLSIYTDGSRVKATIESRNSTYNLQSGNNLSPSTWHHVTFVFGSGGAQLYLDGNLVDTDLHNGGIGSSSGGTGNEEPWLIGAMQELTGNRTTSGWNHPFEGRIDDIRVYRTRLSPTQIADILSGNEPAAEADPTLVEDRSGYGIPAHLYIKDPDRVSWLPDGGVEIHNNTSIESPSMISKVSQAVTAAGQFSLVIDYEPGVLNQGSDQDILSYQSFAGASNQENIEIEQRRDRYNVKTKRASGYRQVLTSSIVNGARQVLVVTHDGTNLKFYVDGTLEFTTSAGGAPVWYDQGGIGLGAEAYKYNEPFRGKLFRVAFYDGALSEQEIIGNYTTQTSEAGLGPPRPARWDWNERN, encoded by the coding sequence ATGCGTCGAGGTGTGGCCCTGCTCCTGGTTCTTGTCCTTCTGGCTGTCGGCAGTTCGATGGCACTCAGCTTCATTGCCGCGCAGAGCACCACGCTGGCCATCAGCCAGAACCTCCAGCGGAAGGCGCAGGCCAGAGCCAACGCGGAGCTGCTGTTGTTCGCCGTATCCCGCTATCTCGAAGCGCAGACCGACTGGCGCACAGCCCTTACCGAGGGGGATCTCATCACGAGCCACAACGGTGTCAGCCTGACTCTGGCTGACGGGCTGGATACCGACGATGACGGCACGGTTGAGTCGGACGGCGACCTCAACGACGACCTCGCCGATCCCGTCACGCTGACCGCGACCGCCTTTTTCGACGGCGTGGAGCACACCGTTTCACGAGCCTTCTGGCCAGCGGTGGGTGGTGGCGGCCCGGCCATACTCATGATCGTTGGCGACGACTCCAGTCTCACCGCGCAGGAATCACTCCGGCACAACTTCCTCTACAACCACGGCTACAACGTCCTGCTTCTGAACGCCTCGGCCAGCACCACCGACTACAACAACGCCATTAGTGAGGCTGAGGCCGTCTACGTGCCCGCGACCGCTCACACGCCCTCCGTCGGCAATCGACTCGACGACTGCCTGATCGGGATCGTCAGCGAGGCCTCGGGGTACACCGACAACCTGGGGCTCGCGTCGAGTGACAGTGTCACCTCGAGCGGAACGACTATCACCATTACCGATGCGAGCCATCCCATCCTCGGCGGTTACAGCACCGGGCCGTTGCAGATCACCGGCAGTTCGGCGTCGCTGGTGCGGCACGCGAGTACGAGCGGGTCTGATGCGGCATCGCTGGCGAGTCTTGGCGCACAAACAGCATTGTTGGCTCTTGAGACCGCCGGGATTCGTGCCGACAGTTCGGTCAGCCCGGCACGGCGTGTTGCGCTGCCATGGGGTGCTGCTTCCTTTGATTTCGCGGAGCTGAATGCCGACGGCAGGACAATCCTGACGCAGTCCATCGACTGGGTCGCTTCGGGTGCTTCCCGTATCGGCAACGCTCGTCTTCTGGCGTTCTACAACTTCATTCAGGGTGATCCCATCCCGCCCCAACTCCTCGCGCACTGGTCGATGGACGACACGCCGCCTGCCACGACCGAGGTGGGCTTCGGTGTCCTTGCCCGCGACAGCATCAAGCTCTGGAATGGCAGCTCGGTTGACAGCTATCAATCTACGCTCGGTTCTTATGGCGGCAGCAACATCGGCGCTCAGGCCAATCTCGCGACCAACACGACCGAGAATAACAAGGTCGAGGTCTCCGGGGGGACGATCAACGGCAACCTGTCGATCGGTCTCGGTGGAACCATCAACAACGTGGTCAAGCTCTACAACGGCGCGGCTGTCACAGGCACGACAGAGATTCTGCTGTCAAACAACGAGGTGGCGCCCCCCGCCGACCACGCGGGGATGCCCGGTCATACCGGCAACCGCACCGACAACGGCGGCAACGTCTCCCTCGGCACCGATGGGCATGCCACGGACTACCATTTCAACCAGTGGGTCATCAACAACGGCACTCAGGTCACGATTCATGGCGACGTGCGCATACAGCTCAACAACAAGCTGGATCTCAACGATGGTGACATCATCCTCGCCCCCGATGCCACGCTTCATCTCGCGGCGAGGCACAACATCACCGTCAACAATGGCAGCAGCATCAACGCCGACAGCGCGCGCACCGGGGCATTTGTCCTCGATATCACGACGTCCAACCGAAGTCTCACCCTCAATGGTGGCGTGGTCGCTGGAACGCTCCGGGTCGGCGGAGACATCACGCTCAACAACAACGCTGCCGTTTACGGCAAGCTGAGCACCAATGACGACCTCATCGTCAACAACGGCAGTATTCATATCGATCTGGATCGTGTCAGTGACATCGTGACCTACCCGCCGTTCGACGTCGCCGACGAGCGTGCTAGCCGTGACGGGCGCACCTCGGGTGTCGTTCTCGCCGAGCAACCGGGGTTCGACACGGATTCGACCTCCCTCGCCCTCGACGGCTCCACGGGTGTTGTCGAGGTGCCCCACGACAATGCCTTCATGATCGATCGCGGCGCCATCTCCCTCTGGTTCCGTGCGGAGAATCTCTCGGGCAAGCAGGGGCTGCTGACCAAGGATTCGAAGGACCGCGACAACGGCGGTCACCTGTCGATCTACACCGACGGATCGAGGGTCAAGGCAACCATCGAGAGCCGCAACAGCACGTACAACCTCCAGAGCGGCAACAACCTCTCGCCCAGTACGTGGCACCACGTCACGTTTGTCTTTGGATCGGGCGGGGCACAACTCTATCTCGATGGCAACCTTGTCGATACCGACCTTCACAACGGCGGTATCGGAAGCAGTTCAGGCGGGACGGGTAACGAGGAACCCTGGCTGATCGGTGCCATGCAGGAACTCACCGGTAACCGAACCACCAGCGGCTGGAACCATCCGTTCGAGGGACGTATCGACGACATCCGGGTCTACCGAACACGTCTCAGCCCGACGCAGATCGCGGACATCTTGAGCGGCAACGAGCCGGCAGCCGAGGCCGATCCGACACTCGTCGAGGACCGATCCGGCTACGGCATCCCTGCGCACCTGTACATCAAGGACCCCGATCGGGTCAGCTGGTTGCCCGACGGAGGTGTTGAGATCCACAACAACACATCCATCGAATCGCCCTCGATGATCAGCAAGGTCTCTCAGGCCGTGACCGCGGCGGGGCAGTTCTCATTGGTCATCGATTACGAGCCGGGTGTTCTGAATCAGGGGTCCGATCAGGACATCCTCAGCTACCAGTCTTTTGCCGGCGCGAGCAATCAGGAGAACATCGAGATCGAGCAACGCCGCGATCGCTACAACGTCAAGACCAAACGGGCGAGCGGATACCGGCAGGTGCTGACTTCGAGCATCGTGAATGGTGCCAGGCAGGTCCTCGTCGTCACCCACGACGGGACCAACCTGAAATTCTACGTGGATGGCACTCTCGAATTCACCACCTCAGCCGGTGGCGCACCGGTCTGGTACGACCAAGGCGGCATCGGTCTTGGGGCCGAGGCGTATAAGTACAACGAACCCTTCCGGGGCAAGCTATTCCGTGTCGCCTTTTATGACGGTGCCCTGAGCGAGCAGGAGATCATCGGCAACTACACCACCCAGACCAGCGAAGCCGGGCTGGGTCCCCCGCGTCCTGCGCGTTGGGACTGGAATGAACGCAACTAA
- a CDS encoding efflux RND transporter permease subunit: MDFIRFTIDNPVKITVGVILLVLFGWVSLLRTPVQLTPNVDPTIITVNTTWTGISPEEIEREIIEPQEDVLKNVANLITMTSRATEGDAEIELEFVVGTDLQAARVEVSDSLREVAEYPDEAEEPVITDGEAGAGSPIAWLLLEDRNKSFDIQKLGERVEERIKPALERIKGVSEVRVYGGRDREIHINFDPNKVAQRRITLTQLRNALDSENVNVSAGDLKEGRYATRVRTTGQFVDVQQILDTVVTADENGGPIRIRDFATVTQTFEERRSFVRSSGQISIAMPVYREPGANVISVMEEVRQRIVEINETVLPQMALAVQRDLDLEEPPDLAIKQVYDETVYIYDAIGLVQNNLLIGGTLAILALLFFLRGWRPVLVIAFSIPISVIGTFVVMYAAGRNMNVISLAGLAFAVGMVVDNAIVVLENIDRHLLMGKNPMRAAFDATREVWGAILASTLTTLAVFIPILTVQEEAGQLFRDIAIAVCAAVTLSLIVAITVIPTVSARLLRTHKAKDDNNKPRKGLFTAINDGLADWIHAMLAPTAPALFLRILIVAGFMITSIVGAALLMPPTDYLPRGNQNLVFGVIILPPGYDISTSDTIGQIVESKLRAYWEAESQDDLADQPPVMAFDFMSGEVQQVQNIPPIADYFFVTFNGGVFHGAISQDKNNVAPLASLLSSASNSTWGFGFAQQASLFGRGAAGSRTIDIDIAGESLETVRSAASAIQGQVMGRYGPMAIQPDPLNFDKPSREIQFEIDRVKAADLGISVRSLGNAVAALVDGVFVGDYRIAGETIDIRAMGDADVAGQPELIAKLPIAYQTASGEIGVIPVSSIATIKYAQAPQEILRIEEQRAVTLAVTPPDEVPLEIATAELHQVIDSLRQQGMITPDVGIDLTGSAAKLTQVREALIGTWYGWTRDSLRSIGLSRMFLAVLVVFLLMAALFESYFYPLVVMITVPLATLGGFIGLAITHSFVPTQLLDVLTMLGFVILIGVVVNNAILIVHQTLNFMHGEAEDDDEHGHQKLAPREAIRASVHSRIRPIFMTTTTSVSGMLPLVLMPGSGSELYRGLGSVVVGGLIVATLFTLIVVPLLLSLMIDFKRFLGVHDLGKLADTQNPPI; the protein is encoded by the coding sequence TTGGACTTCATCCGATTTACCATCGACAACCCCGTCAAGATCACCGTCGGGGTGATCCTCCTCGTCCTGTTCGGCTGGGTTTCGCTCCTGCGCACGCCCGTGCAGCTGACGCCGAATGTCGACCCGACCATCATCACGGTCAACACGACCTGGACGGGCATCAGCCCCGAGGAGATCGAACGCGAGATCATCGAGCCACAGGAGGACGTCCTCAAGAACGTCGCCAACCTCATCACCATGACTTCTCGCGCGACCGAGGGCGACGCCGAGATCGAACTCGAATTTGTGGTCGGTACCGACCTCCAGGCCGCACGCGTTGAGGTTTCTGACAGCCTGCGCGAGGTCGCCGAGTACCCCGACGAAGCCGAGGAGCCCGTCATCACCGACGGCGAGGCCGGCGCCGGAAGCCCGATCGCGTGGCTCCTCCTCGAAGACCGAAACAAGTCTTTTGATATCCAGAAACTCGGCGAGCGCGTCGAAGAACGCATCAAGCCTGCACTCGAACGCATCAAGGGAGTCAGCGAGGTGCGTGTCTACGGCGGGCGTGACCGCGAGATCCACATCAACTTCGATCCCAACAAGGTCGCTCAGCGGCGCATCACACTCACCCAACTCCGCAACGCGTTGGACAGCGAGAACGTCAATGTCTCCGCGGGTGATCTCAAGGAGGGACGATACGCCACGCGTGTGCGCACAACGGGCCAGTTCGTCGACGTCCAGCAGATCCTCGACACGGTCGTAACGGCCGACGAGAACGGCGGGCCCATCCGTATCCGCGACTTTGCGACCGTCACCCAGACCTTTGAGGAACGCAGGTCGTTCGTGCGCTCCAGCGGCCAGATCTCCATCGCGATGCCTGTCTACCGCGAGCCGGGCGCGAACGTTATCTCCGTGATGGAGGAGGTCAGGCAGCGGATCGTCGAGATCAACGAGACGGTTCTTCCGCAGATGGCCCTCGCGGTTCAGCGTGACCTAGATCTCGAAGAGCCGCCCGACCTCGCCATCAAGCAGGTCTACGACGAGACGGTCTACATCTACGACGCCATCGGTCTCGTCCAGAACAACCTGCTCATTGGCGGGACGCTTGCCATCCTCGCCCTGCTCTTTTTTCTCCGCGGCTGGCGGCCGGTACTCGTCATTGCTTTTTCGATCCCGATCTCGGTCATCGGCACCTTTGTCGTTATGTACGCCGCCGGCCGGAACATGAACGTCATCAGCCTGGCGGGGCTTGCCTTTGCCGTCGGCATGGTCGTCGACAACGCCATCGTCGTCCTTGAGAACATCGACCGGCACCTGCTCATGGGCAAGAATCCCATGCGTGCCGCGTTCGACGCCACCCGTGAAGTCTGGGGCGCGATTCTTGCTTCGACCCTCACCACACTCGCCGTCTTCATCCCCATCCTCACGGTTCAGGAGGAGGCAGGCCAGCTCTTCCGTGATATCGCCATCGCCGTCTGCGCCGCCGTCACTCTCTCTCTGATCGTCGCCATCACCGTCATACCCACGGTTTCGGCACGCCTGCTCCGCACGCACAAGGCGAAGGACGACAACAACAAGCCCCGCAAGGGACTGTTCACCGCCATCAACGACGGTCTTGCCGACTGGATCCACGCGATGCTGGCTCCTACAGCCCCCGCGCTCTTCCTGCGCATCCTGATCGTCGCCGGCTTCATGATCACGTCGATTGTCGGTGCAGCGCTACTCATGCCGCCTACCGACTACCTTCCGCGTGGCAACCAGAACCTCGTCTTCGGCGTGATCATCCTGCCACCCGGCTACGACATCTCGACGAGTGACACCATCGGCCAGATCGTCGAGAGCAAGCTCAGAGCGTACTGGGAGGCCGAGTCCCAGGACGACCTCGCCGACCAGCCGCCCGTCATGGCCTTTGACTTCATGTCCGGTGAGGTCCAGCAGGTCCAGAACATTCCGCCGATCGCCGACTACTTCTTCGTCACCTTCAACGGCGGCGTCTTCCACGGCGCCATCAGCCAGGACAAGAACAACGTCGCGCCTCTCGCCAGCCTCCTTTCCTCGGCCTCGAACAGCACGTGGGGATTCGGCTTTGCCCAGCAGGCTTCGCTCTTCGGCAGAGGGGCCGCCGGCTCGCGCACCATCGACATCGACATCGCCGGCGAGTCACTCGAGACAGTGCGTTCCGCGGCATCCGCCATTCAGGGACAGGTGATGGGGCGCTACGGGCCCATGGCGATCCAGCCCGACCCCCTGAACTTCGACAAGCCGTCGCGTGAGATTCAGTTCGAGATCGACCGTGTCAAGGCCGCTGACCTCGGCATCAGCGTGCGGTCGCTCGGCAACGCCGTGGCGGCGCTGGTCGATGGCGTCTTCGTCGGGGACTACCGCATCGCGGGCGAAACCATCGACATCCGCGCCATGGGCGATGCTGACGTCGCCGGCCAACCGGAGTTGATCGCCAAACTCCCGATCGCCTATCAGACCGCGAGCGGCGAGATCGGCGTCATCCCGGTCTCTTCGATCGCCACCATCAAGTACGCGCAGGCACCCCAGGAGATCCTGCGCATCGAAGAGCAGCGTGCGGTCACACTCGCCGTCACGCCTCCGGACGAAGTTCCGCTTGAGATCGCTACCGCTGAACTCCATCAGGTGATCGACTCACTCCGCCAGCAGGGGATGATCACGCCCGATGTCGGCATCGACCTGACCGGCTCCGCGGCCAAGCTCACGCAGGTGCGTGAGGCCCTCATCGGCACGTGGTACGGATGGACCCGCGACAGCCTCCGATCCATCGGGCTCAGCCGCATGTTCCTCGCCGTCCTCGTCGTCTTCCTCCTCATGGCCGCGCTCTTCGAGAGCTATTTCTATCCCCTCGTCGTCATGATCACCGTGCCGCTCGCCACGCTCGGCGGGTTCATCGGCCTCGCCATTACCCACAGCTTCGTGCCGACCCAGTTGCTGGATGTCCTGACGATGCTCGGCTTTGTCATCCTGATCGGCGTCGTGGTCAACAACGCCATCCTCATCGTCCACCAGACGCTCAACTTCATGCACGGCGAGGCAGAGGATGATGACGAGCATGGCCACCAGAAACTCGCGCCGCGCGAGGCCATCCGCGCATCGGTCCACTCCCGGATTCGCCCGATCTTCATGACCACCACGACCAGTGTCTCGGGCATGCTCCCGCTGGTCCTGATGCCAGGATCCGGCAGCGAGCTTTACCGCGGGCTCGGGTCCGTGGTCGTCGGAGGCCTCATCGTCGCCACACTTTTCACGCTCATCGTGGTGCCGCTGCTGCTCAGTCTCATGATCGATTTCAAACGCTTTCTTGGCGTCCACGATCTCGGCAAACTCGCCGATACGCAGAATCCCCCCATCTGA
- a CDS encoding efflux RND transporter periplasmic adaptor subunit produces the protein MTWYVMAGPAAAEGETGPPGEGAGPAMQGPPPAEVLVGTVTRAELQRVQELTGRLREVKRARVSAEVEGKIVELPVSTGDKVIAGETLLARIDGIWAELDLQAAEASIESIEVSLERARRDLEQLEQLRKTRSAVEKEVEDQRSSVKSLEAQLNAAKAVRDRTRQSVSRVNVYAPFDGRVTAKLAEIGEWATVGADIVEIVSSGQVDARIDVPEQLVGYLTAGQRIEVVVDTLEQPLIGLVDSIAPDTSNAARTYPVEIRLDDLDGRLLVGMSVVARIPIGEPSEVLLVPRDAVQFGTGTPTVWVAFPQEGQPMPMAMPVVVQILYPTGDRYAVRPAPGGPPMPGPLLDEGYTVVTQGAEWLFPTRPLITIPDETAGTSTTPNNG, from the coding sequence GTGACCTGGTACGTAATGGCCGGGCCGGCTGCAGCAGAAGGCGAGACGGGGCCGCCGGGTGAAGGGGCCGGGCCTGCGATGCAGGGGCCTCCGCCCGCCGAGGTCCTCGTCGGCACCGTCACCCGGGCCGAGTTACAGCGCGTACAGGAACTCACCGGGCGTCTTCGCGAGGTCAAGCGAGCGAGGGTATCCGCAGAGGTCGAGGGCAAAATCGTCGAGCTTCCTGTCAGCACCGGCGACAAGGTCATCGCAGGAGAGACGCTTCTGGCCCGCATCGACGGCATCTGGGCCGAACTGGACCTCCAGGCCGCTGAGGCCAGCATCGAATCCATCGAGGTCAGCCTCGAGCGAGCCCGACGGGACCTTGAGCAGCTAGAGCAACTCCGCAAGACACGTTCCGCTGTCGAGAAAGAAGTCGAGGATCAGCGCTCCTCCGTCAAGTCGCTCGAAGCCCAGCTCAACGCCGCCAAGGCCGTCCGCGACCGAACCCGCCAGTCCGTCAGCCGCGTTAATGTCTACGCGCCTTTCGACGGTCGTGTCACCGCCAAACTCGCGGAGATCGGCGAGTGGGCGACCGTCGGAGCCGACATCGTCGAGATCGTCTCCTCCGGCCAGGTCGATGCCCGCATCGATGTTCCCGAACAACTCGTTGGCTACCTCACGGCCGGCCAGCGCATCGAGGTGGTTGTCGACACGCTCGAGCAGCCACTGATTGGCCTCGTCGATTCCATCGCGCCCGACACCAGCAACGCCGCACGCACCTATCCCGTGGAGATCCGACTCGACGACCTCGACGGCAGGCTCCTGGTCGGCATGAGCGTGGTGGCACGCATCCCGATCGGCGAACCGAGTGAGGTCCTGCTCGTCCCTCGCGACGCCGTGCAGTTCGGCACCGGCACGCCCACCGTCTGGGTCGCCTTCCCGCAGGAAGGACAGCCCATGCCCATGGCCATGCCCGTTGTCGTTCAGATCCTGTATCCGACCGGCGACCGCTACGCCGTCCGTCCCGCTCCCGGTGGCCCCCCGATGCCCGGTCCTCTGCTCGATGAGGGATACACCGTGGTGACCCAGGGCGCAGAATGGCTGTTTCCGACGCGACCGCTGATCACCATCCCCGACGAAACCGCGGGCACCTCGACAACACCCAACAACGGCTGA
- a CDS encoding glycosyltransferase family 2 protein, translated as MLIDLVIPARNEADNIDALFDALPAGLFRCVVVCDNGSTDATASLAESRGAVVVREDRMGYGRACLAGLAWIQHQAETGDVLPDAVAFVDADLSDDPGQMGRLIDPLESDQADLVLGARAALADPGALDPHQRFGNWLACTLTRLASGRAYRDLGPMRVIRWSSLEQLEMGDETWGWTIEMQYKAVTRGVRTLEIDVPYRKRRAGRSKITGSLWMSARVGIRIVSMIGWLWWSERRVNRSGSGA; from the coding sequence ATGCTGATTGATCTGGTGATCCCGGCGCGGAATGAGGCGGACAACATCGACGCCCTGTTCGATGCTCTGCCAGCGGGTCTGTTTCGGTGTGTGGTGGTGTGTGACAACGGCTCGACGGACGCGACCGCGTCGCTGGCCGAATCTCGCGGTGCGGTCGTGGTGCGCGAGGATCGGATGGGATACGGGCGTGCATGCCTGGCCGGATTGGCGTGGATTCAACATCAGGCGGAGACAGGAGATGTGTTGCCCGATGCGGTGGCGTTTGTTGATGCCGACCTGTCCGACGACCCCGGGCAGATGGGGCGACTCATCGATCCACTCGAATCTGATCAGGCCGACCTCGTACTAGGCGCTCGCGCCGCGTTGGCCGATCCGGGGGCACTGGATCCGCATCAACGGTTCGGAAACTGGCTGGCTTGCACGCTCACCCGGCTCGCGAGCGGCCGTGCATACCGCGACCTCGGCCCGATGCGCGTGATCCGGTGGTCGAGTCTGGAGCAGCTTGAGATGGGTGACGAGACCTGGGGCTGGACGATCGAGATGCAGTACAAGGCGGTCACGCGCGGCGTGCGCACCCTCGAGATCGACGTGCCTTATCGGAAGCGTCGTGCCGGACGCAGCAAGATCACCGGTTCGCTGTGGATGAGCGCAAGGGTTGGCATCCGGATCGTGTCGATGATCGGCTGGCTGTGGTGGAGCGAGCGGCGCGTCAACCGATCAGGGTCGGGAGCGTAG
- a CDS encoding 3D domain-containing protein, with translation MNPISQSTTPSDAAKLRRLRRRVRRTWQAVGLLIALAAGTGLGGLLGVFNRTSTDSSSLPLLSIDRLQITQNHDAGERDEPEVLEIIPVDSGALTTRFGGEELALLGEVEMTVTAYSPDERSCGPWNDGFTASGYSVWTNGMRLVAADTRLLPFGTVLTIPGYNDGQPVQVLDRGGAIKGHRLDVLFATHEAARAWGVRKIKIGVWGPTKQNP, from the coding sequence ATGAATCCCATCAGTCAAAGCACGACACCATCCGATGCGGCCAAGCTTCGCAGGCTTCGCCGCCGGGTACGTCGTACCTGGCAGGCAGTAGGTTTGCTGATCGCTCTTGCGGCCGGAACCGGACTGGGCGGTCTTCTGGGTGTCTTCAATCGCACCAGTACTGATTCCTCCAGCCTGCCGCTACTCTCGATCGACCGCCTGCAGATCACGCAGAATCATGATGCTGGCGAGCGTGATGAGCCCGAAGTTCTGGAGATCATCCCCGTCGATTCAGGTGCGTTGACCACCCGATTCGGAGGCGAAGAACTCGCCCTGCTGGGGGAGGTCGAGATGACCGTTACCGCCTACAGCCCGGATGAGCGTTCCTGCGGCCCCTGGAATGACGGTTTTACGGCGTCCGGCTACAGCGTCTGGACCAACGGGATGCGTCTGGTCGCAGCCGACACACGGCTCCTGCCTTTTGGCACTGTCTTGACGATTCCCGGATACAACGACGGCCAACCCGTGCAAGTACTCGACCGAGGCGGCGCCATCAAAGGGCACCGCCTGGACGTGCTCTTCGCGACGCACGAGGCCGCCCGAGCATGGGGCGTCCGAAAGATCAAGATTGGCGTCTGGGGACCGACTAAGCAGAATCCCTGA
- a CDS encoding DUF2203 domain-containing protein has translation MVVRDTSASVEAPLISRVRYFDPHEANRALIYVRRITKDVIDTYKEVIRLRLRIEHQGHLDQGSNLEDSYKGVMIRLSDLVEELHQVGVEIKDFEEGYVDFPAMSDDGELFLCWKLGETDVDHWHHADIDCEDREPLATLPTLIG, from the coding sequence ATGGTCGTGCGAGACACTTCAGCGAGCGTCGAGGCTCCGCTGATCAGCCGAGTCCGATACTTCGATCCTCACGAGGCCAACCGGGCGCTGATCTACGTCCGCAGGATCACCAAGGACGTCATCGATACGTACAAGGAAGTCATCCGACTCCGCCTGCGCATCGAGCACCAGGGGCACCTCGATCAGGGCAGTAACCTCGAGGACAGCTACAAGGGCGTGATGATCCGGCTTTCCGATCTCGTGGAGGAACTTCACCAGGTGGGTGTTGAGATCAAGGACTTCGAAGAGGGCTACGTCGACTTTCCCGCGATGAGCGATGACGGCGAACTCTTCCTCTGCTGGAAGCTCGGGGAGACCGACGTCGATCATTGGCACCACGCCGATATCGACTGCGAAGACCGAGAACCACTGGCTACGCTCCCGACCCTGATCGGTTGA
- the ndk gene encoding nucleoside-diphosphate kinase — METTLIILKPDAVQRGLCGDILHRFERKGLTIVAMNMMLISKEQAEKHYEEHKGKPFFDGLIRFVTSSPVIVLAVRGQNAIMVCRKLIGATNSQMAEPGTIRGDLGMSGSNNLVHGSDSPESAERELNLWFPDGNFDTTDRTKDEWVYGL; from the coding sequence GTGGAAACGACCCTGATTATTCTCAAGCCGGATGCCGTTCAGCGTGGCCTTTGTGGCGACATTCTCCATCGCTTTGAGCGTAAAGGCCTGACCATCGTGGCCATGAACATGATGCTCATCTCAAAGGAACAGGCTGAAAAGCACTACGAGGAACACAAGGGTAAACCGTTTTTTGATGGGCTCATTCGCTTCGTGACCAGTTCGCCGGTGATCGTGCTGGCCGTTCGAGGCCAGAACGCGATCATGGTCTGCCGCAAGCTGATCGGCGCCACCAACTCTCAGATGGCCGAGCCGGGCACGATCCGAGGCGATCTGGGCATGTCGGGCAGCAACAACCTTGTCCACGGTTCCGACTCACCCGAGTCTGCCGAGCGAGAACTCAACCTCTGGTTCCCCGACGGCAACTTCGACACAACCGACCGCACCAAGGACGAGTGGGTTTACGGCCTGTAA